Proteins encoded within one genomic window of Bdellovibrio sp. ArHS:
- the lptG gene encoding LPS export ABC transporter permease LptG produces the protein MNRIDRYTTWLFWGYFLGGLLVFLTIFTAVDAMSTMVNYKNVAPSALLNYYLYSFPEIISKLLPVACLLGTILTLSSLNKANELVALFASGMSLLRISAPILACVALVSLVGYYASDRLIPKATKEKNYIFYYDLKKEPHRFSTIKTDKIWYRSKNSIFNIQTLNAKGDRAQGLTMYFFSEGWDLVQMITARDVVIQGSQWSLENGAVTVFTKNSSFPLTTQFKKKNIVMAEDSKDLQSAGQTADMMSQAELKHFIEKNKDAGLDTVAYEVDYHAKVSFAFAGLVMCLLGIPFSVGRARSGGTMLNVGICLGLVFAYYVFYSSGITLGQHGTLPPYVASWMPNIVMASLALVLLKRLKR, from the coding sequence GTGAACAGAATCGACAGATACACAACATGGCTGTTTTGGGGATATTTCCTGGGTGGTCTTTTGGTGTTTTTGACGATCTTCACCGCTGTCGACGCCATGTCTACGATGGTGAACTATAAGAATGTAGCCCCCTCAGCGCTGCTCAATTACTATCTCTATTCTTTCCCTGAAATCATTTCTAAACTTCTTCCAGTTGCCTGTTTGTTGGGCACAATTTTGACTCTTTCCAGTCTGAATAAGGCGAATGAACTCGTTGCGTTATTTGCTAGTGGAATGAGTCTTCTGCGCATCTCTGCGCCGATCTTAGCCTGTGTCGCTTTGGTTTCGCTGGTGGGCTACTATGCCTCGGATCGGCTGATTCCAAAGGCGACCAAGGAAAAGAACTACATTTTTTATTATGATCTTAAAAAAGAGCCGCATCGCTTTTCCACGATTAAAACTGACAAGATCTGGTATCGCTCGAAGAACTCGATTTTCAACATCCAAACCTTGAATGCCAAAGGCGACCGCGCGCAAGGACTGACGATGTACTTCTTCAGTGAGGGTTGGGATTTGGTGCAAATGATCACGGCTCGCGACGTGGTCATTCAAGGGTCGCAGTGGTCGCTGGAAAATGGGGCGGTGACGGTGTTCACGAAGAATTCGAGCTTCCCTTTGACGACTCAGTTTAAGAAGAAAAACATTGTGATGGCCGAAGACTCTAAAGACTTGCAAAGTGCCGGGCAGACGGCCGATATGATGTCGCAGGCCGAGCTGAAACACTTCATTGAAAAAAATAAAGACGCCGGCTTAGATACGGTGGCCTATGAGGTCGACTATCACGCCAAGGTCAGTTTTGCCTTCGCGGGCCTTGTTATGTGCCTTTTGGGTATCCCTTTTAGCGTGGGCCGGGCGCGATCCGGGGGGACTATGCTGAATGTCGGGATCTGTCTGGGCTTGGTTTTCGCCTATTACGTATTCTATTCTTCGGGAATCACTTTAGGGCAACATGGGACTTTGCCGCCGTATGTGGCATCTTGGATGCCGAACATTGTTATGGCGTCGTTGGCCTTGGTCCTTCTCAAAAGGTTGAAACGCTGA
- a CDS encoding thioredoxin family protein, which yields MALTFTPFPDLGNPCPEFKLPATDGQTYSLQNFPEGSPLVIMFICNHCPYVQAIEDRLIQLGQDLKKQNVPVVAICSNDAKSHPEDSFENLKKRAEAKGYPFVYLYDETQEIAHKFGAVCTPDFFVYDKAHKLAYRGRLDDSWKDANKVTKRELYEAVQTLLKDQKVSEEQTASMGCSIKWI from the coding sequence ATGGCTTTGACCTTCACTCCGTTTCCCGATTTAGGCAATCCGTGTCCCGAGTTCAAATTACCGGCGACCGATGGTCAAACTTACTCTTTGCAGAACTTCCCCGAAGGCAGCCCTTTGGTGATCATGTTTATCTGCAATCACTGCCCATATGTTCAGGCTATTGAAGATCGCCTGATTCAACTGGGACAGGACTTAAAAAAACAAAACGTACCGGTCGTGGCCATCTGCTCTAACGATGCCAAAAGCCATCCTGAGGATTCATTCGAGAATCTTAAAAAGCGCGCGGAGGCCAAAGGTTATCCCTTCGTTTATCTTTACGATGAAACTCAGGAAATCGCCCATAAGTTTGGGGCCGTTTGCACACCTGACTTCTTTGTCTATGACAAAGCCCACAAGCTGGCTTACCGCGGTCGTCTGGATGATTCCTGGAAAGACGCCAACAAAGTCACCAAGCGTGAACTTTACGAAGCCGTGCAAACACTTTTAAAAGATCAAAAAGTTTCTGAAGAACAAACAGCCTCTATGGGCTGCTCAATCAAATGGATATAA
- a CDS encoding response regulator, translating into MALRVLLADESSTIKKVMQLALSDFGVEVKAVPVGLDVLAVTKSFKPDIVFADVLLTKRSGYEVCSDLKGDTETAHIPVVLMWSGFMEIDETKAAQSQADRRLEKPFDADILRSIVSDLVQKTKSNPVSSFLSFPDMPEFEETPSTSSEQPRGEDLVAAKDGNIYAIPEAGENEFDHIPEVENPDVNPLEMNDEEFSSVPLTTPKMADEHDEGGWAHQDLTKFKINLPETENNDFASKFVIPQDDELSQAHIEVAGDFEEISFEKPEAATKTKIPLESDSFINKVEKSVKEQMMETLSKGPQKAAPSNAQPNTQSKVDLNSNMMEKVIREEAREVIESICWKVLPEIAERVIREEINKILRETEKSI; encoded by the coding sequence ATGGCTTTACGCGTCTTGCTTGCAGATGAGAGTTCCACAATCAAAAAAGTAATGCAACTGGCATTGTCTGACTTCGGTGTTGAAGTGAAGGCCGTTCCTGTGGGACTTGACGTCTTGGCCGTCACCAAAAGCTTCAAACCTGACATTGTCTTTGCTGACGTTCTGTTGACAAAGCGCTCTGGTTACGAAGTTTGTTCTGATCTAAAAGGCGACACTGAAACCGCGCACATCCCCGTCGTTCTGATGTGGAGTGGCTTCATGGAAATCGACGAAACCAAAGCCGCCCAAAGCCAGGCCGACCGCCGTTTGGAAAAGCCCTTCGACGCGGATATTTTGCGCTCGATCGTGTCCGATTTAGTGCAGAAAACAAAATCCAATCCCGTCAGCAGCTTTCTTTCCTTCCCCGACATGCCCGAGTTTGAGGAAACTCCCTCAACTTCTTCGGAACAACCCCGCGGTGAGGATCTGGTTGCTGCTAAAGACGGCAACATTTACGCCATTCCAGAAGCCGGCGAAAATGAGTTCGATCACATTCCTGAAGTGGAAAATCCTGACGTCAATCCTCTGGAAATGAACGACGAAGAGTTTTCTTCAGTGCCTTTGACGACGCCGAAAATGGCTGACGAACACGATGAAGGCGGCTGGGCTCATCAAGACTTAACGAAATTTAAAATCAATTTGCCGGAAACTGAAAACAACGATTTTGCGTCGAAATTTGTCATCCCGCAGGATGATGAATTGTCGCAAGCGCATATCGAAGTTGCCGGTGATTTTGAAGAAATCAGCTTTGAGAAGCCAGAAGCGGCAACAAAGACGAAGATTCCTTTAGAGTCCGACTCTTTCATCAACAAAGTTGAAAAATCCGTGAAAGAGCAGATGATGGAGACGCTTTCGAAAGGGCCGCAAAAAGCCGCTCCTTCTAATGCTCAGCCCAATACTCAATCCAAAGTAGACTTAAACAGCAATATGATGGAAAAGGTTATTCGTGAGGAAGCTCGCGAAGTGATTGAATCCATTTGCTGGAAAGTTCTTCCGGAAATCGCGGAAAGAGTCATCCGCGAAGAAATCAATAAAATCCTTCGCGAAACAGAGAAATCTATTTAA
- a CDS encoding OmpA family protein, which produces MKKLVLIGTAVAMIATGCATANENPNTAKGAGIGAGVGAVVGAVIGHQTGRRNEGALIGAALGAGLGGAVGHRLDKQQKELAKIAETKRTEQGLITKLKSDILFDTGKADLKPQAKENINQLAAIMKKYPENVLTIRGYTDDTGSQMVNNPLSQQRAEAVRNQLVAAGVPANTATAVGMGAANPVDPAKTKEARAKNRRVEIEITVDESKVPKNAQK; this is translated from the coding sequence ATGAAAAAGTTAGTTTTAATTGGAACGGCTGTGGCGATGATCGCGACAGGTTGTGCAACTGCGAACGAAAACCCTAACACGGCAAAAGGAGCTGGCATTGGTGCGGGCGTAGGTGCTGTGGTTGGTGCTGTTATTGGCCATCAAACAGGCCGTCGCAATGAGGGTGCCTTGATTGGTGCTGCTTTGGGTGCGGGTCTTGGTGGAGCCGTCGGTCACCGTTTGGATAAGCAACAAAAAGAATTGGCTAAAATTGCTGAGACCAAAAGAACAGAGCAAGGTCTGATTACAAAACTTAAGAGTGATATCTTGTTCGATACCGGTAAAGCGGATCTAAAACCTCAAGCCAAAGAAAACATAAACCAATTGGCGGCGATCATGAAGAAGTATCCAGAGAACGTATTGACGATTCGTGGATACACTGACGATACCGGCAGCCAAATGGTCAACAACCCTTTGTCACAACAACGTGCCGAAGCGGTTCGTAATCAGCTTGTCGCAGCAGGAGTTCCCGCAAATACGGCAACTGCAGTTGGAATGGGCGCAGCAAATCCGGTAGACCCTGCGAAAACAAAAGAAGCTCGTGCAAAAAATCGTCGTGTTGAAATTGAAATCACGGTGGACGAGTCCAAAGTTCCTAAGAACGCACAAAAGTAA
- the nadC gene encoding carboxylating nicotinate-nucleotide diphosphorylase encodes MTLLELIRAAIKEDMPQGDVTTESLALKPRMGRARLKAKEDIVLSGAMAFEQSMQALEPNARVKWHFEEGDEILKNQIICTIEGDLVQILKAERVALNFLGHLSGIATHTRRFVKQIAGTQTKILDTRKTTPAFRDLEKRAVVHGGGVNHRMNLSTAILIKDNHISVMGGITAAVQRVREYSTLPIEVEARTLEEVQEAVGLNVQRILLDNMNNETLQAALKIIPAEVETEASGNMNLERVRSVAEIGVNYISVGALTHSAPCADVSLVFQWED; translated from the coding sequence ATGACATTGTTGGAGCTCATCCGTGCTGCCATCAAAGAAGACATGCCTCAAGGCGATGTCACTACTGAATCTTTAGCCCTGAAACCTCGTATGGGTCGCGCCCGTCTGAAGGCCAAGGAGGACATCGTGCTTTCTGGCGCCATGGCGTTTGAACAGTCCATGCAAGCCCTAGAGCCCAATGCCCGCGTCAAGTGGCACTTCGAAGAAGGCGATGAGATTCTCAAAAATCAAATCATCTGCACGATCGAAGGGGATCTGGTGCAAATTCTGAAAGCCGAACGCGTGGCTTTAAATTTTCTGGGGCACCTGTCGGGTATTGCCACTCACACTCGCCGTTTCGTGAAACAGATCGCCGGAACTCAGACCAAGATTCTGGATACCCGTAAAACAACTCCGGCGTTTCGCGATTTGGAAAAACGCGCAGTGGTTCATGGTGGTGGTGTAAATCATCGTATGAATCTCAGCACCGCGATTCTGATTAAAGACAATCATATTTCAGTCATGGGCGGCATCACCGCTGCCGTTCAGCGTGTGCGTGAGTATTCGACTTTGCCGATCGAAGTTGAAGCGCGCACCCTGGAAGAGGTGCAAGAAGCCGTGGGTTTGAATGTCCAACGGATTCTTCTGGACAACATGAACAACGAGACTTTACAGGCGGCTTTGAAAATCATTCCGGCAGAGGTTGAAACCGAAGCCAGTGGCAACATGAATTTAGAACGAGTTCGTTCCGTTGCTGAAATCGGCGTGAATTATATTTCTGTCGGAGCTTTGACCCACTCTGCGCCTTGTGCGGACGTCAGTCTTGTCTTCCAGTGGGAGGACTAA
- a CDS encoding biotin synthetase: protein MDTPLADIRIGSVTSQWAENNHLYVSYKSQQDSTNNLAKEEAFAENLLEESLCLYVTDHQTAGRGRGKNSWLDAHPGSALLSSWSFLLGIKPQPTTSCLVGLAVYRACSTTWPFLPWNLKAPNDVYIGDKKVAGILLESLVQGSEVRLIVGLGFNVTASPEGVATATSLIESLPAGAPLLGQDYMGFLDRLLFELTDAVSHCDEALSSTDQLSLLTALNMHPLLKEKYTGVEADGSLLINDQKISWMNL from the coding sequence GTGGACACTCCTTTGGCGGATATTCGAATTGGCAGCGTGACGTCGCAATGGGCGGAAAACAATCACTTGTACGTGTCTTACAAATCTCAACAGGACAGTACGAACAATCTGGCTAAGGAAGAGGCTTTTGCCGAAAATCTCTTGGAAGAATCTCTGTGCCTTTATGTGACGGACCATCAGACTGCAGGCCGTGGTCGCGGTAAAAATTCGTGGTTGGACGCCCATCCCGGAAGTGCTCTTTTAAGCTCCTGGTCTTTTCTTTTGGGTATCAAACCGCAACCGACAACTTCTTGCCTGGTGGGACTTGCGGTTTACCGTGCCTGTTCGACCACGTGGCCGTTTCTGCCTTGGAATTTAAAAGCGCCGAATGATGTTTACATCGGCGATAAAAAGGTGGCCGGCATTCTTTTGGAAAGTCTGGTTCAGGGTTCAGAAGTGCGTTTGATTGTGGGCTTGGGCTTTAATGTGACGGCGTCTCCGGAAGGCGTTGCTACGGCCACCAGTCTGATTGAATCTTTGCCCGCGGGCGCTCCCCTTCTGGGGCAAGACTATATGGGATTCTTGGACCGTTTGTTATTTGAACTGACAGATGCCGTTTCCCACTGCGACGAGGCTTTAAGCTCGACCGATCAGTTGTCCCTGCTCACGGCTTTAAATATGCACCCCTTGTTGAAAGAAAAATACACGGGTGTGGAAGCCGATGGCAGTCTTCTTATTAACGACCAAAAGATCAGTTGGATGAATCTTTAG
- a CDS encoding FAD-dependent oxidoreductase produces the protein MQRRDFLKTSATFAALSSIPTKTLASGSSWIAKNLTDDWPIARLADNEANSIDFNGDNIDRPHDILWNIDGYIEKQGGEPKASEELDVVIVGGGIGGLSTAYYLREKKIALLEQDTRLGGNTKGEMYKDAIYSIGAAYLCEPAKDTPLAVLLEDLDIHDKARRETGDDTTVFYNKKFARPFWEGASADAHADFKKFHARLKEIFNEADFSFEGAFAKEYDQMTAEQWVDKEFGHIHPHIKEYMQLYGWSSFCASIDELSAFQYLGFLSAETGSLLAYPGGNSYVAQKMAIQIRQDAGKNSLRSGCMVLRVKAEHGGATVLYVDEMGVLKKIQAQHVVMACPKFVARRLLPQMPKQQDTTIDLLPYRAYLVGNILTKKPLQSPSYELYCLTGQMPPSPTAMKRGDRSFTDICFGSWAQQDKTQHGVLTLYQGIAYDGARQFLFNPASHDKYKTKYLNDIEPVLSALGLSPSDIHGVRMTRWGHALPVAAKGLLAARTPQIASASIQGVIHFANQDNWMTPCFEAAHQAALEVSSLIK, from the coding sequence ATGCAAAGACGTGATTTTTTAAAAACCTCAGCGACGTTCGCGGCCCTTTCCTCTATCCCCACGAAGACTCTGGCTTCGGGCTCTTCCTGGATTGCAAAAAATCTAACCGACGACTGGCCGATAGCACGTCTTGCAGATAACGAAGCCAACAGCATCGACTTCAACGGCGACAATATCGATCGACCGCATGACATTCTTTGGAATATTGACGGTTACATTGAAAAACAAGGTGGCGAGCCAAAGGCGTCTGAAGAGTTGGATGTGGTCATCGTCGGCGGCGGCATCGGAGGTTTGAGCACCGCCTACTATCTACGTGAGAAAAAAATAGCTCTCTTAGAACAAGACACGCGTTTAGGTGGAAACACCAAGGGCGAGATGTACAAGGATGCGATTTACAGTATCGGAGCGGCTTATCTTTGTGAACCCGCCAAGGACACTCCGTTAGCGGTCCTTCTGGAAGATCTTGATATTCACGATAAAGCCCGTCGCGAAACCGGTGATGACACAACGGTGTTTTACAATAAAAAATTCGCCCGCCCCTTTTGGGAAGGAGCCAGTGCCGATGCCCACGCGGACTTTAAAAAGTTTCATGCCCGTTTAAAAGAGATCTTCAACGAAGCCGACTTTAGCTTCGAAGGTGCTTTCGCAAAAGAGTACGATCAGATGACTGCGGAACAATGGGTCGACAAAGAGTTCGGACATATTCACCCACATATCAAAGAATACATGCAGCTTTATGGCTGGAGTTCTTTCTGCGCTTCGATCGACGAACTTTCCGCGTTTCAATATCTGGGTTTCCTAAGTGCCGAAACGGGTTCTCTTCTGGCATATCCTGGCGGGAACTCTTATGTTGCGCAAAAAATGGCGATACAGATTCGCCAAGATGCCGGAAAAAATTCATTGCGCTCGGGCTGCATGGTTTTACGCGTAAAAGCCGAACACGGTGGTGCCACCGTTCTTTATGTTGATGAGATGGGCGTTCTAAAAAAAATCCAAGCACAGCATGTTGTGATGGCCTGCCCAAAATTTGTCGCTCGCCGCCTGTTGCCGCAAATGCCGAAGCAGCAAGACACGACGATTGATCTTCTGCCTTACCGCGCTTACTTGGTTGGAAATATCCTGACAAAAAAACCACTTCAGAGTCCGAGTTATGAACTCTATTGTCTGACCGGTCAGATGCCGCCTTCGCCGACCGCCATGAAACGGGGCGATCGCAGCTTTACAGATATCTGTTTCGGCAGTTGGGCTCAGCAGGATAAGACACAACACGGAGTTCTCACGTTGTACCAAGGAATTGCCTACGATGGCGCCCGCCAGTTTTTGTTCAATCCCGCCTCGCATGATAAATACAAAACGAAATATTTGAATGACATTGAGCCCGTGCTCAGCGCCTTGGGACTTTCACCCAGCGACATTCACGGCGTGCGTATGACTCGCTGGGGACACGCCTTGCCGGTTGCCGCGAAAGGTCTGCTGGCAGCAAGAACACCGCAAATCGCTTCGGCCTCCATCCAGGGGGTGATTCACTTCGCCAACCAGGACAATTGGATGACTCCGTGCTTTGAAGCCGCTCATCAGGCCGCGCTTGAAGTTTCCTCACTTATTAAGTGA
- a CDS encoding HD family phosphohydrolase, with translation MNIPMPELTEKLNKPEIIKKSWVITLSGTRFNILDPDPSAVRMEDIACALARQARFNGHTRFFYSVGQHSCLGAEVSPTKEIALHMLFHDATEAYVGDLVSPVKALLPDFEIIESRIHWAISQKFNLEFPLPKVVKQIDRRLLATEVRDLITKDLSSWNISEDEPFEFPIIPWPPEVTEARFLEMARNLMK, from the coding sequence ATGAACATTCCGATGCCTGAACTGACTGAAAAGCTCAATAAGCCTGAAATCATCAAAAAATCCTGGGTGATCACTCTTTCTGGAACCCGCTTTAACATCTTAGATCCGGATCCAAGTGCGGTGCGCATGGAGGACATAGCCTGCGCCTTGGCTCGTCAGGCGCGATTCAACGGTCACACTCGATTCTTTTATAGCGTCGGTCAGCACTCGTGCTTGGGCGCGGAAGTGTCGCCGACAAAAGAGATTGCCTTGCACATGCTTTTTCATGATGCGACCGAGGCCTATGTCGGGGACTTGGTGTCGCCAGTGAAAGCGCTTTTGCCGGATTTTGAGATTATTGAATCACGCATTCATTGGGCGATCTCGCAAAAATTTAATTTGGAGTTCCCACTTCCCAAAGTTGTGAAACAGATTGATCGTCGTCTCTTGGCGACAGAGGTTCGCGACCTGATTACGAAGGATCTATCCTCTTGGAATATCTCGGAAGACGAACCGTTCGAGTTTCCGATCATTCCGTGGCCGCCCGAAGTGACAGAGGCTCGCTTCCTTGAAATGGCCCGCAATCTTATGAAATAA
- a CDS encoding GyrI-like domain-containing protein yields the protein MKYILFFILVAMVSFGLFLSNYLGAWKGVDISESAQGPFKTVYLEHVGPYHKVNKIIEKVEKYMASQGAPCGRTFGEYMDDPQTTEEARLRSKVGCIVAEVPANLPEDFKSGEIPARKYVVAVFTGSPGIGPLKVYPRVNDFMLKQKLKQTDAVIEIYEIHSITEKNAMTTTYLFPVQ from the coding sequence ATGAAGTATATTTTATTTTTTATTCTGGTAGCGATGGTGTCTTTCGGCCTCTTCCTTTCAAACTATTTGGGAGCGTGGAAAGGTGTCGACATTTCTGAATCAGCGCAAGGCCCTTTTAAAACCGTGTATTTGGAGCACGTGGGCCCCTATCACAAAGTGAATAAGATCATCGAGAAAGTTGAAAAGTACATGGCTTCTCAGGGCGCACCTTGTGGCCGTACTTTCGGTGAATACATGGACGATCCGCAAACAACTGAAGAGGCTCGCTTGCGCTCAAAAGTGGGTTGCATCGTCGCTGAAGTTCCAGCCAATCTGCCTGAAGATTTTAAGTCCGGCGAAATTCCCGCCCGCAAATACGTCGTCGCGGTTTTCACAGGCTCGCCTGGAATCGGTCCTTTGAAGGTTTATCCTCGAGTGAACGACTTCATGCTAAAACAGAAACTTAAGCAGACCGATGCCGTGATCGAAATCTATGAAATTCATTCGATCACCGAAAAAAATGCGATGACGACCACCTACCTATTTCCAGTTCAATAG
- a CDS encoding SIMPL domain-containing protein (The SIMPL domain is named for its presence in mouse protein SIMPL (signalling molecule that associates with mouse pelle-like kinase). Bacterial member BP26, from Brucella, was shown to assemble into a channel-like structure, while YggE from E. coli has been associated with resistance to oxidative stress.), whose amino-acid sequence MNKILSCALLVLTLGVSVANADNLIVVNGVAERGLDPNLVNISISVWAKAPAAKQAQQMAASQFKLVKKVFEDFKIKKEDVQTDNYSLTPEYEYDQKTQQNRMTGFRVTQSLQVTLRKIDEAGNFLDAIVSDKKTTTAGVNVSSLTWDSDKRMQVETAALGDAVRAAKVKAEEIAKAAGVKIKGVGKISSSQNQSPPQPFYATFNKMAAESASTDVAAGQVKVRVEVTAEYEIN is encoded by the coding sequence ATGAATAAGATTTTGAGCTGTGCGCTATTGGTGCTGACTTTAGGAGTCTCGGTTGCCAACGCAGACAATTTAATTGTGGTCAATGGAGTTGCGGAACGCGGATTGGATCCCAATCTTGTGAATATTTCTATCAGTGTATGGGCCAAAGCCCCGGCGGCAAAACAAGCGCAGCAGATGGCTGCCAGCCAGTTTAAGCTTGTGAAGAAAGTTTTTGAAGATTTCAAAATCAAAAAAGAGGATGTGCAAACCGACAATTACAGTTTGACTCCTGAGTACGAATACGATCAAAAAACGCAGCAAAATAGAATGACAGGATTTCGCGTAACGCAAAGTCTGCAAGTAACTTTGCGTAAGATCGATGAAGCCGGCAACTTCTTAGATGCGATTGTGTCTGATAAAAAGACCACAACGGCGGGAGTGAATGTGTCCTCGCTGACATGGGATTCAGACAAAAGAATGCAAGTCGAAACGGCCGCTCTGGGGGATGCTGTACGCGCGGCGAAAGTGAAGGCCGAAGAAATCGCCAAAGCTGCCGGAGTCAAAATCAAAGGAGTGGGTAAAATCTCGAGCTCTCAAAATCAATCCCCACCGCAGCCTTTCTATGCAACCTTCAATAAAATGGCTGCTGAATCGGCATCGACCGACGTTGCCGCCGGCCAAGTAAAGGTGCGAGTCGAAGTCACCGCCGAATACGAAATCAACTAA